AAGAAGCTGTTCGGCCTGTTCGGCAACAGCGGCGGCCAGTTTGATTATCCGGTGCCGTCCAACACCCCCGGCACGCCAAGCGTGGTACGGGGTAATATTGAAAACCCCTCCCTGGCCGAGGCCTCCAAGGCCGCCCTCAAGGTGCTCGCCCAGAACAAGAACGGTTTCTTTCTGATGATTGAGCAGGGGGATATTGACTGGGCCAACCATGCCAACGACTTCAAGAGCATGGTCGGCGGTGTCTATGACCTGAACGAGACCGTCAAGGCGATTGAGAGCTATGTTGATCAGCCGGGGGATGACATCGACTGGAACAATACCCTGGTGATCGTTACCTCGGACCACGGCAACAGCTATATGCGCCTGAACAGCGCCAAGCCGCTGCAAAAGGGTGCACTGCCGCAACAGGACGCCAACAGCACCTCAAACGGCAGCTATACCCCCTCCTATGTCTATCCCAACGGCGAAGTAACCTATGGCACCGGCGGACACACCAACGAGCTGGTCCGGGTCTATGCCAAGGGGGGCAAGACCAGCCTGCTGAACAGTTTTGAAGGGATCTGGTACGCAGGCACCAAAATCATCGACAACACCCAGCTCTACAAGGTGATGATGTCTGCCCTGGGGCTGACCGACCAGAACAAGCAGAGTTCGCTGCTGGACAAGATCATCGCCATGCTGCCGGACAGCCTGCTCTCGATCCTCAACCCGAAACTGACCACTACCCAGCTGAACAACGCCATTACCAACGGCGCCAGGACGGTCACCAAACCCGGTATCGGCTCTGCCCTGGTGCCTGATCCCAAGGCTGCCGGTTACTACTACATGATGACCGACCGTGGTATCAACGGTGACTACTCCTATACCGATCCGGTCAGCGGTGTGACCACCGAAGGCAAATATTTCCCGCTGCCCGCCTTTACCCCCACCATTGTCCGGGTCAAGCTTGACGGCGCCACAATCATCATCGACAAGGTCATTCCGATCGTTGACAAGGACGGTAACTACGTGACCGGTATCCCCAACGACGCCAATGACGGCCTGGCCTATGACAGTCCGACAGCGGCGGTGGGCAGTCCCCTGGCCTACAATGAAAACGGCCTGGATACGGAAGATATGCAGGTGCTGCCCAACGGCGATTTCCTGGTGGTTGATGAACACTCCCCCAGTATCGTGGTGGTGGAAGGAACCACCGGCAAGGTCAAGGTGCGCTACACCCCGGCAGGCAAGAAGCTGACCGGCGCCAACTACACGGTCAAGGATATCCTGCCTGTGGTCATGCTGCAGCGCCGTGCCAACCGCGGTTTTGAAAACCTGGCGCTCTCCTCCGACGGCAAGACCGCCTATGCGGTCATGCAGAGTCCGATGGGCCAGAAGAGCGATCCGAACTACAGCACCGCCTACAAGAACAGCCGGGTGGTGCGGATTGCCAGGCTTGACGTGACTGATCCGGTCAATGCAACCGTGACCGGCCATTATGTGGTCATGCAGAGTGCCGTTGCGGACTACGCCAAGAACAGCGCCGGTCTGACCGTCAGCAACAAGCAGACCGACATGAAATATTCGGCCGCCTCCTGGCTGGCCAAAGACAAGATCCTGCTGCTGGAGCGTGCCAACGGTAAGGCCAAGGTCTTTGTGGTTGACCTGAACTTTGCCACCAACATGCTGGGTAAATCCTATGAAAATACCCTGGGACCTGAAGATATTGCCACCGCAGGCCTGGGGCTGGGCGGGCTGGGGATCGTGCCGGCCTCGGTCTATGAGGCCTTCTCCACCGACGAACTGCCGGCCCTGACCCTGGATGCGGCAGATGCAACCGGTACGTCACCCAGCTATGAGGTCAAGTTTGAAGGAATGGCCCTGGTGGGTGATCAGCTTCTGCTGGCCAATGACAACGACTTCGGGATTGCCGATGTTACCCTGCCCACCAAGATCTGGAAGGTCAGCCTGAAGCGTGCCCTGGGCAGCTTCTGATCCTTTCAGAGCCCTGTAAGGTTGCTGTTTGTAACCAACCTGGCACCGGACCGCAACGGTCCGGTGCCTTTTTTGTGGCATATTGGTGCTGTCGGGATCTTATACGAGAGGAGTTTATTCATGAAAAAGGACAAGGTGTTGTTCGTCTGCATCCATAACAGCGCCCGCAGTCAGATGGCGGAGGCATTTCTGAATCATCTGGCGGGTGATCGTTTTGAGGCGCGAAGCGCCGGGCTTGAGCCGGGTGTGCTGAATCCGCTGGTGGTTGAGGTGATGCAGGAGCTGGGGATTGATATCTCGGCTCATCAGACCAAGGATGTCTTTGAGATGTTCAAACGGGGCGAGATGTACAGTTATGTGATCACGGTCTGCGACGGGGCCAGTGCCGAGCGCTGCCCAATCTTTCCCGGGATTGTCAGCCGACTGCACTGGAGCTTCAGTGATCCGGCCGCCCTGCAGGGGACACGTCAGGATGTACGTGCAGCAGTACGGGAGATCCGGGATGAGATCAGGACTGCAGTGGAGGGGTTTGTTGCCGAGTATGCGTAAAAAAATCCGCATCTCCCTTCAACAGGGAGGTGCGGTTAACAGGAGACGGGTGTTGTCGCAGCTGTCAGATCGGCGACACCTGCTCTTCAAGCTGGCTGCAGCCGGACAGGCAGAGCCTGCCGGTGTTGCCGTTGCTGGAGTAGATGCTTTTCAACTCAGCGCCACAGGCGTAATTGATGATCTCCATCTTGAATTTGGGCAGGACATTGTCAATGGTTTTCGAGACCGCCCTGCTGCCGCACTCCAGGCAGAATTCCTTCAGATTTTTCATTGCCGGTCACCTCGTATCGTTGTTGAACAGATAAGGTGAGCCTAGCATGCTGATGTGTCAGGATGGTTGTGGTCAGTCAAATATTAGGTGACGACCGGCGCGTGGTCAGCCGTTCCAGTTCCCGTGCCAGATGCTGCATATCGACCGGTTTGGCGACATAGCCGTCAAAACCGTTCTGCAGGAACAGGTCGCGGTCCCCCCGCAGGGCATGGGCGGTAACGGCGATGATCGGGATATGTTGGCCGGTCTGCTGTTCTTCCTCACGAATCAGCCGGGTCGCCTCGCTGCCCCCCATGACCGGCATGGAGACATCCAGCAACAGGGCGTCGTAACGGTTGCAGCGCCACCTGTCCAGTGCCTGTTTGCCGTCGTTGACCACCTCAACCTGATGCCCCATCCGTTTCAGCATGGCAGTAATCGTGGCGGCGTTGGGGGCGTTGTCCTCTGCCAGCAGCAACTGCAGGCTGCGGGTGCTGCCTGTAGCGCTCTGCAGCACAGCAGGTGCTGCCGCAGGTGCGGTCTGCATCCGGACCGCAAAGGGCAATTCCACAAAGAAACTGCTGCCGTGCCCGTCCGACGATTCGGCCCAGATCCGTCCCCCCATCAGTTCTGCCAGGCGGCGGCAGATGGTCAGTCCCAGCCCGGTGCCGCCGAATCTGCGGGTGGTGGAGTTGTCGGCCTGTTCAAAGGGGGCAAAGATCCGTTGCAGCGCCTCAGGCGTCATGCCGATGCCGGTGTCGCTGACACTGAGGCAGATGGTCAGCGTCCCGTTCTGTTGGTCTGTGATCCGGGCCGCGATGGTAATGCTGCCGGCTGCGGTAAATTTGATGGCATTACCCAGCAGGTTGAGCAGGATCTGTTTAAGGCGGAGTGGATCGCCGTGCAGGATCTCGGGGATATCATCCGCCAGGCTGGTTGTCAGTTTCAGCCGTTTTTGATGAATCTGGGAGATCTGGGTGGTCACCACCTCCTGAATGCTGTGACGCAGGGAGAAATCGGCGTACTCAAGGGAAATCTTGCCGGCCTCGATCTTGGACAGGTCCAGGATGTCGTTCAGCAGCGACAGCAGGTTCTGAGCGGAGGTTTCGAGGCACTGCAGATACTCCTGCTGTTCGCTGTTCAGCCGGGTAAACTGCAGCAGTTGCACCATCCCGATCACCCCGTTCATGGGGGTGCGGATCTCATGGCTCATGTTGGCCAGAAACTCGCTCTTGGCCCGGTTGGCCGCCTCGGCCGCCTGACGGGCCTGCTGC
Above is a window of Trichlorobacter lovleyi SZ DNA encoding:
- a CDS encoding alkaline phosphatase, translated to MFFERRHLRTVAAVLALTMASSLTGCGTTGSSTTPATAVKNVILVIGDGMQLEHERAANNYLFGNYTEGLAFWKFPYQGQASTWDVTTYNRFATAAGKSVWSASTSTADDSTTFDALLGYDPAKGGKQPWPLDSTGDKTYLLTGATDSASAGTALATGYKTDDGNVAWKTGDPEDGRLLTIAEMYRYQKKAAIGVVSTVPFTHATPATFVSHNKSRNNYKDIGYEIINSVKPEVVIGGGHPNYTTSYMDTRDYNILKASTEYVLAERQTGVDGNSTIAAKATEAVANSKKLFGLFGNSGGQFDYPVPSNTPGTPSVVRGNIENPSLAEASKAALKVLAQNKNGFFLMIEQGDIDWANHANDFKSMVGGVYDLNETVKAIESYVDQPGDDIDWNNTLVIVTSDHGNSYMRLNSAKPLQKGALPQQDANSTSNGSYTPSYVYPNGEVTYGTGGHTNELVRVYAKGGKTSLLNSFEGIWYAGTKIIDNTQLYKVMMSALGLTDQNKQSSLLDKIIAMLPDSLLSILNPKLTTTQLNNAITNGARTVTKPGIGSALVPDPKAAGYYYMMTDRGINGDYSYTDPVSGVTTEGKYFPLPAFTPTIVRVKLDGATIIIDKVIPIVDKDGNYVTGIPNDANDGLAYDSPTAAVGSPLAYNENGLDTEDMQVLPNGDFLVVDEHSPSIVVVEGTTGKVKVRYTPAGKKLTGANYTVKDILPVVMLQRRANRGFENLALSSDGKTAYAVMQSPMGQKSDPNYSTAYKNSRVVRIARLDVTDPVNATVTGHYVVMQSAVADYAKNSAGLTVSNKQTDMKYSAASWLAKDKILLLERANGKAKVFVVDLNFATNMLGKSYENTLGPEDIATAGLGLGGLGIVPASVYEAFSTDELPALTLDAADATGTSPSYEVKFEGMALVGDQLLLANDNDFGIADVTLPTKIWKVSLKRALGSF
- a CDS encoding arsenate reductase ArsC; this translates as MKKDKVLFVCIHNSARSQMAEAFLNHLAGDRFEARSAGLEPGVLNPLVVEVMQELGIDISAHQTKDVFEMFKRGEMYSYVITVCDGASAERCPIFPGIVSRLHWSFSDPAALQGTRQDVRAAVREIRDEIRTAVEGFVAEYA